The following proteins come from a genomic window of Candidatus Leptovillus gracilis:
- a CDS encoding class I SAM-dependent methyltransferase: MKNRQIQIRLWLKKLTRIGVCAPPSKAVKVHDVSAFYYQFNLDSLQVITTAPVSMSRAERLLLYTLVFTLRPTYCLEIGTLYGGSALIMAAAMESLQNNGRIFCVDPEPQINPEHWRRLEPRTTLLKGRSPEILPTARAVAGAPFDFALIDGDHDYYNCFYDAEALLPLVSDGAYLLFHDCFNPLVNRAIDDFGRKYAGQILDIGPMTREITSELLPTGESVPWGGMRLVQVRR, encoded by the coding sequence ATGAAAAATCGGCAGATACAAATCAGGCTCTGGCTGAAGAAATTGACGCGGATTGGGGTTTGCGCGCCACCCAGCAAAGCGGTGAAGGTGCATGATGTAAGCGCATTCTATTATCAATTTAATCTAGATTCTCTCCAGGTCATCACCACGGCGCCCGTTTCCATGTCGCGGGCCGAGCGTTTGTTGTTGTACACGCTGGTTTTTACCCTGCGGCCCACTTATTGTCTGGAAATTGGCACGCTGTATGGTGGCTCGGCCCTGATTATGGCTGCGGCTATGGAGAGCTTGCAAAACAACGGCCGTATCTTTTGCGTAGACCCAGAACCACAAATCAACCCGGAGCATTGGCGGCGGTTAGAACCCCGCACAACCCTGCTTAAGGGGAGATCGCCAGAAATTTTACCTACGGCGCGGGCAGTGGCCGGCGCGCCCTTCGACTTTGCCCTGATTGATGGCGATCATGATTACTACAACTGTTTTTACGATGCCGAAGCGCTGCTTCCCCTTGTTTCCGACGGCGCTTATTTGCTGTTTCATGACTGCTTTAACCCTCTCGTCAATCGGGCGATAGATGATTTTGGGCGCAAGTACGCCGGTCAGATTTTGGATATTGGCCCAATGACCCGCGAGATCACCAGCGAACTGCTGCCCACCGGCGAATCTGTGCCCTGGGGAGGGATGCGCCTGGTCCAGGTGCGCCGCTGA